Proteins encoded by one window of Rhodamnia argentea isolate NSW1041297 chromosome 6, ASM2092103v1, whole genome shotgun sequence:
- the LOC115744829 gene encoding endo-1,3;1,4-beta-D-glucanase-like, with amino-acid sequence MSGPQCCENPPALDPSCGSGRLEQLGSLNAYVVGSRDSELAILLLSDIFGFEAPNFRKIADKVAAAGFYVVAPDYFKGDTYAPENPERPLMVWIKDHETDKGFEDTKPIVQALKSKGISKIGAAGFCWGAKVAVELAKCELIQAAVLLHPAFVTADDIKGVKVPTAVLAAEIDHISPLELIKQFEEALAAKPEVDGFVKIYPKTSHGWTTRYKAEDEAAAMEAHSDMIQWLVKYVK; translated from the exons ATGTCCGGTCCGCAGTGCTGTGAAAACCCTCCGGCCCTCGATCCGAGTTGCGGATCGGGCCGTCTGGAGCAACTGGGCAGCCTCAACGCCTATGTTGTTGGCTCCCGGGACTCTGAGCTCGCCATCCTTCTCCTCTCCGACATCTTCG GGTTTGAAGCTCCGAATTTTAG GAAAATCGCGGACAAAGTTGCAGCTGCTGGTTTCTATGTGGTTGCTCCTGACTATTTCAAGGGAGATACCTATGCACCTGAGAATCCTGAGAGGCCTTTAATGGTTTGGATAAAAGATCATGAAACC GATAAGGGATTTGAAGATACAAAACCAATTGTTCAAGCTCTTAAAAGTAAAGGCATATCCAAGATAGGAGCAGCAGGCTTCTGCTGGGGTG CTAAGGTCGCGGTCGAGTTAGCCAAGTGTGAGCTCATCCAAGCTGCTGTGCTACTACACCCTGCATTTGTCACTGCTGATGATATCAAAG GGGTTAAGGTTCCTACTGCTGTGCTAGCAGCTGAGATTGATCATATTTCTCCACTTGAACTCATCAAACAGTTTGAAGAGGCGCTTGCTGCTAAGCCCGAG GTTGATGGGTTCGTGAAGATCTATCCCAAGACTTCTCATGGATGGACGACAAGGTACAAGGCCGAAGACGAAGCTGCTGCGATGGAGGCTCATTCAGACATGATCCAATGGTTGGTGAAGTATGTCAAGTAA
- the LOC115744821 gene encoding endo-1,3;1,4-beta-D-glucanase-like: protein MSGPQCCENPPTLDPSSGAGHVEQLGGLDAYVIGSPDSKLAIILLSDIFGYEAPKFRKLADKVAAAGFYVVAPDYFYGDPYAPENLERPIPIWVKDHGVESGFDDTLPVLQALKSKGIPKFGAAGFCWGGKGVVELGKRELIQAGVILHPALVTPDDIKGVKVPIAVLGAEVDETAPPELLRQFEEVLAAKPEVDGFVKVFPKTAHGWTTRYKVEDEAAAMEAHSDMIQWFVKYVK from the exons ATGTCTGGTCCACAGTGCTGCGAAAACCCTCCAACCCTCGATCCGAGCAGCGGGGCAGGGCATGTGGAGCAACTGGGCGGCCTCGACGCCTATGTTATCGGCTCGCCGGACTCCAAGCTCGCAATCATTCTCCTCTCCGACATCTTTG GGTACGAAGCTCCGAAATTTAG GAAACTCGCGGACAAAGTCGCGGCTGCTGGTTTCTACGTGGTTGCTCCGGACTATTTCTATGGAGATCCCTATGCGCCTGAGAATCTTGAGAGGCCCATACCAATTTGGGTGAAAGATCATGGAGTG GAATCGGGATTTGATGATACATTACCAGTTCTCCAAGCTCTGAAAAGTAAAGGCATACCTAAATTTGGGGCAGCAGGCTTCTGCTGGGGTG GTAAGGGTGTGGTTGAGTTAGGCAAGCGTGAGCTCATCCAAGCTGGGGTGATATTACACCCGGCACTTGTCACTCCTGATGATATCAAAG GGGTTAAGGTTCCTATTGCTGTGCTAGGAGCTGAGGTTGATGAAACGGCTCCACCGGAACTCCTCAGGCAGTTTGAAGAGGTGCTTGCTGCTAAGCCCGAG GTCGACGGATTCGTGAAGGTCTTTCCCAAAACTGCTCACGGATGGACGACAAGATACAAGGTCGAAGACGAAGCCGCCGCGATGGAGGCTCATTCAGACATGATACAATGGTTTGTGAAGTATGTGAAGTAA